The following coding sequences are from one Hydra vulgaris chromosome 04, alternate assembly HydraT2T_AEP window:
- the LOC136079609 gene encoding uncharacterized protein LOC136079609 translates to MDLNAQQNEKWLRKRKLTFIAFSIQMIIIGIEYTLTLLTLWLYIKEMNNTNSPKLLYSIVSVSYMLASTIAMPFIGRIVDKYRNVKSCFLLCNLLMLTGNVLYSIPFSPSYLVAGRIVAGFGGSLKSVIFSETIRCYPTSETSSKLSVLSVMHNLGFMLGPGINFFFKDMSFYIGRWHLLDVNFPGLFMGFICIAMEILTLTMVHDVSKEFDYKALLENNDATDTVEKVIFDKNIEDVEKIPIVRYNNESNYSGVGGEKSNYVGDDDEKSNYTGDSEVLISLKAKKHTVIKILKVLFLHFDSALILFTNFVIAFFFITADIWLPLLVIEKMHLSILEMNISFFGVSGICALMLLLFIWRPVSDKNMIILLYISLVGFCIVSTGFIVLSYFPFNKALNVVLCIIYMVSFGGAPIIVDVFFVNTLSKMVKSDILTFVDSIRYSMFSAGAFLGFIFSPFMFDYVITFGTMFITVIILIGIMFIVRRKHFVYPKLLF, encoded by the coding sequence ATGGATCTAAATGCgcaacaaaatgaaaaatggttgagaaaaagaaaacttacttttattgcattttcaatTCAAATGATTATTATTGGAATTGAGTACACACTTACTCTTTTAACATTATGGTTGTACATTAAAGAAATGAACAACACAAACTCGCCGAAGTTGCTGTATAGTATTGTTTCTGTTTCTTACATGTTAGCATCAACTATTGCGATGCCATTCATTGGAAGAATAGTCGATAAGTATCGAAATGTTAAGAGCTGTTTTTTGTTGTGCAATTTGTTAATGCTCACAGGAAATGTACTCTACAGTATTCCTTTTTCACCATCTTATTTAGTTGCAGGAAGGATTGTTGCCGGCTTTGGTGGATCGTTAAAATCTGTAATATTTAGCGAAACAATACGATGTTATCCGACTTCTGAAACAAGTTCAAAACTATCAGTTTTATCAGTAATGCATAATTTAGGATTCATGCTAGGTCctggaataaattttttttttaaagatatgagCTTTTATATAGGACGTTGGCATTTGTTAGATGTTAACTTTCCCGGGCTTTTCATGGGCTTTATATGTATTGCTATGgaaattttaacattaacaatgGTGCACGACGTATCAAAGGAATTTGATTACAAAGCTTTATTGGAAAATAATGACGCAACCGATACTGtggaaaaagttatttttgataaaaacatcgAAGACGTTGAAAAAATACCAATAGTAAGGTATAACAATGAAAGTAACTACTCAGGCGTCGGCGGTGAAAAAAGCAATTACGTAGGTGATGACGATGAAAAAAGCAATTATACCGGCGATAGCGAAGtattaatatcattaaaagCAAAGAAACATAccgtaataaaaattttaaaagtactgTTTTTGCACTTTGATTCGGCGCttattttgtttactaattttgttatcgctttcttttttataaccGCAGACATATGGCTGCCTTTGTTAGTTATAGAGAAAATGCATCTATCAATATTAGAAATGAACATTAGTTTTTTTGGAGTGAGCGGAATATGTGCACTTAtgttattgctttttatttggAGACCTGTTTCTGATAAAAACatgataatattattgtatatcaGTTTAGTTGGTTTCTGTATTGTAAGCACAGGATTTATAGTTCTTTCATACTTTCCGTTCAACAAAGCGTTAAACGTCGTGTTATGCATTATTTATATGGTAAGTTTTGGAGGTGCTCCTATAATTGTCGACGTTTTTTTCGTCAACACGTTATCCAAAATGGTAAAATCAGACATTTTAACATTTGTAGACAGTATTCGATACTCAATGTTCTCCGCCGGAGCATTTTTAGGTTTCATTTTTTCTCCATTTATGTTTGACTATGTTATAACATTTGGAACAATGTTTATCACTGTCATAATACTTATCGGGATCATGTTTATTGTAAGaagaaaacattttgtttatccAAAGCTTTTGTTTTAA